One stretch of Pseudomonas sp. NC02 DNA includes these proteins:
- the ubiG gene encoding bifunctional 2-polyprenyl-6-hydroxyphenol methylase/3-demethylubiquinol 3-O-methyltransferase UbiG: protein MSNVDHAEIAKFEALAHRWWDRESEFKPLHDINPLRVNWIDERVNLAGKKVLDVGCGGGILSESMAQRGATVMGIDMGEAPLAVAQLHQLESGVNVEYRQITAEELAEEMPGQFDVVTCLEMLEHVPDPSSVIRACFRMVKPGGQVFFSTINRNPKAYLFAIIGAEYIMKLLPRGTHDFKKFIRPSELGAWSRQAGLTVKDIIGLTYNPLTKHYKLASDVDVNYMIQTLREE, encoded by the coding sequence ATGAGCAACGTCGACCACGCTGAAATCGCCAAATTCGAAGCCCTCGCCCATCGCTGGTGGGACCGCGAAAGCGAGTTCAAACCCCTGCACGACATCAACCCGCTGCGGGTCAACTGGATTGACGAGCGCGTCAACCTGGCCGGCAAGAAGGTACTGGATGTGGGTTGCGGCGGCGGGATCCTCAGTGAATCCATGGCCCAGCGCGGCGCCACCGTGATGGGTATCGACATGGGCGAAGCGCCATTGGCCGTGGCCCAGTTGCACCAACTGGAGTCGGGCGTGAACGTCGAATACCGGCAGATCACCGCCGAAGAGCTGGCCGAAGAGATGCCCGGGCAGTTCGACGTGGTCACTTGCCTGGAAATGCTCGAGCACGTGCCGGACCCGTCCTCGGTGATCCGCGCCTGCTTCCGCATGGTCAAGCCCGGTGGCCAGGTGTTCTTCTCCACCATCAACCGCAATCCGAAGGCGTACCTGTTCGCGATCATCGGTGCCGAATACATCATGAAGCTGCTGCCCCGCGGCACCCATGACTTCAAGAAATTCATCCGCCCTTCCGAGCTGGGCGCCTGGAGCCGTCAGGCCGGGCTGACCGTCAAGGACATCATCGGCTTGACCTACAACCCGCTGACCAAGCACTACAAGCTGGCCAGCGACGTTGACGTCAACTACATGATCCAGACCCTGCGCGAGGAGTAA
- a CDS encoding TRZ/ATZ family hydrolase has product MTPTAAPLDLLLLPTWLAPVEPAGVVLKEHALGIRDGCIAFIGPRAAALKLAASEVRELPGMLLSPGLINAHGHAAMTLFRGLADDLPLMTWLENHIWPAEAKWVDEAFVRDGTDLAIAEQIKGGITCFSDMYFFPKVASERVHNSGMRAQIAIPILDFPIPGAADADEAIRQGVELFGDLKHHPRIKITFGPHAPYTVCDENLEKIRVIAEELDASIHMHVHETAFEVQQSVEQRGERPLARLGRLGLLGPRFQAVHMTQISDDDLTLLVESNTSVIHCPESNLKLASGFCPVERLWQAGVNVAIGTDGAASNNDLDLLGETRTAALLAKAVAGSATALDAHRALRMATLNGARAMGLESQIGSLEVGKAADIVAFDLSGLAQQPIYDPVSQLIYATGRDCVKHLWVGGKQLLDDRQLTRLDEQQLCATAIAWGQRISGHSE; this is encoded by the coding sequence ATGACACCGACTGCCGCCCCGCTCGACTTATTGCTGCTGCCCACCTGGCTGGCACCTGTCGAGCCTGCCGGCGTAGTGCTCAAGGAGCACGCCCTGGGCATTCGTGACGGGTGCATTGCGTTTATCGGCCCACGCGCCGCGGCCTTGAAGCTCGCAGCGAGCGAAGTGCGTGAACTGCCGGGCATGCTGCTCAGCCCCGGCCTGATCAACGCCCACGGCCACGCGGCCATGACGCTGTTTCGCGGCCTGGCCGACGACCTGCCGCTGATGACCTGGCTGGAAAACCACATCTGGCCCGCCGAGGCCAAGTGGGTCGACGAAGCCTTCGTCCGCGACGGCACTGACCTGGCCATCGCCGAGCAGATCAAGGGCGGCATCACGTGTTTCTCGGACATGTACTTCTTCCCGAAAGTCGCCAGCGAACGGGTGCACAACAGCGGCATGCGTGCGCAAATCGCCATCCCGATCCTGGATTTCCCGATTCCCGGCGCTGCTGACGCCGACGAGGCGATTCGCCAGGGCGTCGAGCTGTTCGGCGACCTCAAGCATCACCCACGGATCAAAATCACCTTCGGCCCGCACGCGCCGTACACCGTCTGCGATGAAAACCTGGAAAAAATCCGGGTGATCGCCGAGGAACTGGACGCCTCGATCCACATGCACGTGCATGAAACCGCCTTCGAAGTGCAGCAGTCCGTTGAACAGCGTGGTGAACGCCCGCTGGCACGGCTTGGCCGCCTGGGTTTGCTGGGGCCGCGCTTCCAGGCCGTTCACATGACCCAAATCAGCGATGACGACCTGACTTTGCTGGTAGAAAGTAACACCAGCGTGATCCATTGCCCGGAATCCAACCTGAAACTGGCCAGCGGCTTCTGCCCGGTGGAACGCCTGTGGCAAGCCGGCGTCAATGTGGCAATAGGCACCGACGGCGCGGCCAGCAACAATGACCTCGACCTGCTGGGCGAGACCCGCACCGCCGCGCTGCTGGCCAAGGCCGTCGCCGGCTCGGCCACCGCCCTGGATGCCCACCGCGCCCTGCGCATGGCCACCCTCAACGGCGCCCGAGCCATGGGCCTGGAAAGTCAAATCGGCTCGCTGGAAGTCGGCAAGGCCGCTGACATCGTGGCCTTCGACCTGTCGGGCCTGGCGCAACAACCGATCTACGATCCGGTCTCACAGCTTATATATGCCACCGGACGCGATTGTGTGAAACACCTTTGGGTCGGCGGCAAGCAATTGCTCGACGACCGGCAACTGACCCGCCTGGATGAACAACAGTTGTGCGCCACGGCCATCGCCTGGGGCCAGCGCATCAGCGGACACAGCGAATAA
- the mtnA gene encoding S-methyl-5-thioribose-1-phosphate isomerase has protein sequence MRDRLLAAEKVKAIDWRDGALYLLDQRILPSAETWVACTSAAEVAEAIRTMVVRGAPAIGISAAYGLVLAARAHIAEGDDWQAAWEEDYALLADTRPTASNLFWAMKRMRDCLDRLKKHADPLKVLEAEAVAIHQSDREANLTMAQLGVELIRKHQGNVQAILTHGNAGALATGGVGTALGVIRGAFLEGMVERVYANETRPWLQGSRLTAWELANEGIPVTVNADSAGAHILKTKGVTWVIVGADCIAANGDVVSKIGTYQLAVCAMHHGVRFMVVAPSSTIDLMAASGDDVPLEERDARELLEVGGTRVAADVDAFNPVFDVTPADLIDVIVTEKGIVERPDTAKLAQLMCRKRLH, from the coding sequence ATGCGCGATCGACTGTTGGCTGCGGAGAAAGTGAAGGCCATCGACTGGCGTGATGGCGCACTGTACCTGCTCGATCAGCGTATTTTGCCGTCTGCAGAAACCTGGGTCGCCTGCACCAGTGCTGCCGAGGTGGCCGAGGCCATTCGCACGATGGTGGTGCGCGGTGCGCCGGCCATTGGCATCAGTGCGGCGTATGGCCTGGTGCTGGCCGCTCGTGCCCACATCGCCGAGGGCGATGACTGGCAGGCCGCCTGGGAAGAGGACTACGCGCTGCTGGCGGATACCCGCCCGACCGCGTCGAATCTTTTCTGGGCCATGAAGCGCATGCGCGATTGCCTCGATCGCCTCAAGAAACACGCCGATCCGTTGAAGGTGCTGGAGGCCGAGGCGGTGGCGATTCACCAAAGTGATCGTGAAGCCAACCTGACCATGGCGCAGCTGGGTGTTGAGCTGATCCGCAAGCACCAGGGCAATGTTCAGGCGATCCTGACCCATGGCAATGCGGGTGCGCTGGCTACCGGCGGCGTCGGTACCGCGCTCGGGGTGATTCGCGGTGCGTTCCTGGAAGGCATGGTGGAACGGGTCTACGCCAACGAAACCCGGCCCTGGCTGCAAGGCTCGCGGCTGACGGCCTGGGAATTGGCCAATGAAGGCATTCCGGTCACCGTGAATGCCGATTCGGCTGGCGCGCATATTCTCAAGACCAAGGGCGTGACCTGGGTGATCGTCGGTGCCGACTGCATTGCGGCCAACGGTGACGTGGTCAGCAAGATCGGCACCTATCAGCTGGCGGTGTGCGCCATGCATCACGGCGTGCGTTTCATGGTGGTGGCGCCCAGCTCAACCATCGACCTGATGGCGGCCAGCGGTGATGACGTGCCGCTTGAAGAGCGCGACGCCCGTGAACTGCTGGAAGTCGGCGGCACCCGCGTAGCCGCTGATGTAGACGCCTTCAACCCGGTGTTCGACGTGACGCCGGCGGACCTGATTGATGTGATCGTCACTGAAAAAGGCATCGTCGAACGCCCCGACACGGCGAAGTTGGCGCAACTGATGTGTCGTAAACGCCTGCATTGA
- the gyrA gene encoding DNA gyrase subunit A, with the protein MGELAKEILPVNIEDELKQSYLDYAMSVIVGRALPDARDGLKPVHRRVLFAMSELGNDWNKPYKKSARVVGDVIGKYHPHGDTAVYDTIVRMAQPFSLRYLLVDGQGNFGSVDGDNAAAMRYTEVRMTKLAHELLADLHKETVDWVPNYDGTEMIPAVMPTRIPNLLVNGSSGIAVGMATNIPPHNLGEVIDGCLALIDNPELTVDELMQYIPGPDFPTAAIINGRAGIIEAYRTGRGRIYMRARSIIEDIDKVGGRQQIVITELPYQLNKARLIEKIAELVKEKKLEGITELRDESDKDGMRVVIELRRGEVPEVILNNLYAQTQLQSVFGINVVALIDGRPRILNLKDLLEAFVRHRREVVTRRTVFELRKARERGHILEGQAVALSNIDPVIALIKASPTPSEAKEALIKMPWESSAVVAMVERAGADSCRPETLDPQYGLRDGKYFLSPEQAQAILELRLHRLTGLEHEKLLAEYQEILNQIGELIRILNSAVRLMEVIREELEVIRAEYGDVRRTEILDARLDLTLGDMIPEEDRVVTISHGGYAKTQPLAAYQAQRRGGKGKSATGVKDEDYIAHLLVANSHTTLLLFSSKGKVYWLKTYEIPEASRAARGRPLVNLLPLDSDEYITTMLPVDEYTEGHFIFMATAKGTVKKTPLESFSRQRSVGLIALELDEGDVLISAAITDGEREVMLFSDGGKVTRFKESDVRAMGRTARGVRGMRLPEGQKLISMLIPEEGSEILTASARGYGKRTAISEFPEYKRGGQGVIAMVSNDRNGRLVGAVQVLDGEEIMLISDQGTLVRTRVDEVSSLGRNTQGVTLIKLASDETLVGLERVQEPSEVEGEELEGEEGIALEGQVIGDADDGVDEPTLDAAADEEEPQE; encoded by the coding sequence ATGGGCGAACTGGCCAAAGAAATCCTCCCGGTCAATATCGAAGACGAGCTGAAACAGTCCTACCTCGACTACGCGATGAGCGTAATTGTCGGTCGGGCACTGCCTGATGCGCGCGATGGCTTGAAGCCCGTGCACAGGCGTGTGCTGTTCGCGATGAGCGAGCTGGGTAACGACTGGAACAAGCCGTACAAGAAATCTGCCCGTGTTGTCGGTGACGTGATCGGTAAGTATCACCCTCACGGCGACACTGCGGTGTACGACACCATCGTTCGGATGGCCCAGCCGTTTTCCCTGCGCTACCTGCTGGTAGACGGCCAGGGCAACTTCGGTTCGGTCGACGGCGACAACGCTGCGGCCATGCGATACACCGAAGTGCGCATGACCAAGCTGGCGCACGAGCTGCTGGCTGACCTGCACAAGGAAACCGTGGACTGGGTGCCGAACTACGACGGCACCGAAATGATCCCGGCGGTCATGCCGACCCGTATTCCCAACCTGTTGGTCAACGGCTCCAGCGGTATCGCCGTGGGCATGGCCACCAACATCCCGCCACACAACCTCGGTGAAGTCATCGACGGTTGCCTGGCCCTCATCGACAACCCCGAGCTGACCGTCGATGAGCTGATGCAGTACATCCCGGGTCCGGACTTCCCGACCGCCGCGATCATCAACGGTCGCGCCGGCATCATCGAAGCCTACCGTACCGGTCGCGGCCGCATTTACATGCGTGCCCGCTCGATCATCGAAGACATCGACAAGGTCGGTGGCCGTCAGCAGATCGTCATCACCGAACTCCCTTACCAGTTGAACAAGGCGCGTCTGATCGAGAAGATCGCCGAGCTGGTTAAAGAGAAGAAGCTGGAAGGCATCACCGAGCTGCGCGACGAGTCTGACAAGGACGGTATGCGCGTGGTGATCGAGCTGCGTCGTGGCGAAGTGCCTGAGGTGATCCTCAACAACCTCTACGCCCAGACCCAGCTGCAAAGCGTATTCGGTATCAACGTGGTAGCGCTGATCGACGGCCGCCCGCGCATCCTGAACCTCAAGGATCTGCTGGAAGCCTTCGTGCGTCACCGCCGCGAAGTGGTAACCCGCCGTACCGTATTCGAACTGCGCAAGGCCCGTGAACGCGGCCACATCCTGGAAGGTCAGGCTGTTGCGCTGTCGAACATCGACCCGGTCATCGCCCTGATCAAGGCTTCGCCGACGCCGTCGGAAGCCAAGGAAGCGCTGATCAAGATGCCGTGGGAATCCAGCGCCGTAGTAGCGATGGTGGAACGGGCCGGTGCAGATTCGTGCCGTCCGGAGACCCTGGACCCACAATACGGCCTGCGCGACGGCAAGTATTTCCTGTCCCCGGAACAGGCCCAGGCCATTCTGGAACTGCGTCTGCACCGTCTGACCGGCCTGGAACACGAGAAACTGCTGGCCGAGTACCAGGAGATCCTCAACCAGATCGGCGAGCTGATCCGCATCCTCAACAGCGCGGTGCGCCTGATGGAAGTGATCCGCGAAGAACTGGAAGTGATCCGCGCCGAATACGGCGATGTGCGCCGCACCGAGATTCTCGACGCCCGTCTCGACCTGACCCTGGGTGACATGATCCCGGAAGAAGATCGCGTCGTGACCATTTCCCACGGTGGCTATGCCAAGACCCAGCCTCTGGCTGCGTACCAGGCCCAGCGTCGTGGCGGTAAAGGCAAATCGGCTACCGGCGTCAAGGATGAGGACTACATCGCTCACCTGCTGGTTGCCAACAGCCACACCACGCTGCTGCTGTTCTCCAGCAAGGGCAAGGTGTACTGGCTGAAAACCTACGAAATCCCGGAAGCGTCCCGCGCCGCCCGTGGTCGTCCGCTGGTCAACCTGCTGCCGCTGGACAGTGATGAATACATCACCACCATGCTGCCGGTAGACGAGTACACCGAAGGTCACTTCATCTTCATGGCCACTGCGAAAGGCACCGTGAAGAAGACCCCGCTGGAATCCTTCAGCCGTCAACGCAGCGTGGGCCTGATCGCCCTCGAACTGGACGAAGGCGACGTATTGATCAGCGCGGCCATCACCGACGGCGAGCGTGAAGTCATGCTGTTCTCCGACGGCGGCAAGGTCACGCGCTTCAAGGAATCCGACGTTCGTGCCATGGGCCGTACCGCCCGCGGTGTGCGCGGCATGCGTCTGCCGGAAGGGCAGAAGCTGATTTCGATGCTGATCCCGGAAGAAGGCAGCGAGATCCTCACTGCATCGGCCCGCGGCTACGGCAAGCGTACGGCCATCAGCGAGTTCCCCGAGTACAAGCGTGGCGGCCAGGGCGTTATCGCCATGGTCAGCAACGATCGCAACGGCCGCCTGGTCGGCGCGGTCCAGGTGCTGGATGGTGAGGAAATCATGCTGATTTCCGACCAGGGCACCCTGGTACGTACCCGGGTTGATGAAGTGTCGAGCCTGGGGCGTAACACCCAGGGCGTGACCTTGATCAAGCTGGCCAGCGACGAAACGTTGGTAGGCCTGGAGCGTGTCCAGGAGCCATCGGAAGTCGAAGGCGAGGAGCTGGAAGGTGAAGAGGGGATTGCACTCGAGGGGCAAGTGATCGGCGATGCCGATGACGGCGTCGACGAGCCAACACTCGACGCTGCCGCAGACGAAGAAGAACCGCAGGAATAA
- the serC gene encoding 3-phosphoserine/phosphohydroxythreonine transaminase has product MSKRAYNFCAGPAALPEAVLQRAQGELLDWHGKGLSVMEMSHRSDEFVSIATKAEQDMRDLLDIPSDYKVLFLQGGASQQFAQIPLNLLPEDGTADYIDTGIWGQKAIEEASRYGHVNVAGTAKPYDYFAIPGQNEWKLSKDAAYVHYVANETIGGLEFDWVPEVGDVPLVCDMSSDILSRPIDVSKYGMIYAGAQKNIGPSGILVNIVREDLLGRARSLCPTMLNYKVAADNGSMYNTPPAFAWYLSGLVFEWLKEQGGVAAMGKLNEEKKRTLYDFIDASGLYSNPINLTDRSWMNVPFRLADDRLDKPFLAGADERGLLNLKGHRSVGGMRASIYNAVDIHAVKALVAYMAEFEKEHG; this is encoded by the coding sequence GTGAGCAAGAGAGCCTATAACTTCTGTGCCGGTCCCGCGGCGCTTCCTGAAGCAGTCCTGCAGCGCGCGCAGGGTGAACTCCTCGACTGGCATGGAAAAGGCCTCTCTGTGATGGAAATGAGCCATCGCAGCGATGAGTTCGTGTCCATTGCCACCAAGGCCGAGCAGGATATGCGCGACTTGCTGGACATCCCGTCCGATTACAAAGTGCTGTTCCTGCAGGGTGGTGCGAGCCAGCAGTTCGCCCAGATCCCGCTGAACCTGCTGCCGGAAGACGGCACCGCGGACTATATCGACACCGGTATCTGGGGGCAGAAGGCCATTGAAGAGGCCTCCCGTTACGGTCACGTCAATGTGGCAGGCACGGCCAAGCCCTACGACTACTTCGCCATCCCCGGTCAGAACGAGTGGAAACTGTCGAAAGACGCGGCCTACGTTCACTACGTGGCGAACGAAACCATCGGCGGCCTGGAGTTCGATTGGGTGCCGGAAGTGGGTGATGTCCCGCTGGTCTGCGACATGTCCTCGGACATCCTCTCGCGCCCGATCGATGTGTCCAAGTACGGCATGATCTACGCCGGTGCACAGAAGAACATCGGCCCGAGCGGCATCCTGGTCAACATCGTCCGTGAAGACCTGTTGGGTCGTGCGCGTTCGCTATGCCCGACCATGCTCAACTACAAGGTCGCGGCCGATAATGGCTCGATGTACAACACCCCGCCGGCCTTTGCCTGGTACCTGTCGGGCCTGGTGTTCGAATGGCTGAAAGAGCAGGGCGGCGTGGCTGCCATGGGCAAGCTTAACGAAGAGAAGAAACGTACCCTGTACGACTTCATCGACGCCAGCGGCCTGTACAGCAACCCGATCAACCTGACCGACCGTTCGTGGATGAACGTGCCGTTCCGCCTGGCGGATGATCGCCTGGACAAGCCTTTCCTCGCCGGCGCCGACGAGCGCGGCCTGTTGAACCTCAAGGGCCACCGTTCGGTAGGTGGCATGCGCGCCTCCATCTATAACGCTGTCGATATCCACGCCGTCAAGGCGCTGGTGGCTTACATGGCAGAGTTCGAAAAGGAACACGGCTAA
- the pheA gene encoding prephenate dehydratase produces MSEQELKALRVRIDSLDEKVLELISERARCAQEVARVKMASLAEGEVPVFYRPEREAQVLKRVMERNKGPLGNEEMARLFREIMSSCLALEQPLKVAYLGPEGTFTQAAAMKHFGHAVISKPMAAIDEVFREVAAGAVNFGVVPVENSTEGAVNHTLDSFLEHDMVICGEVELRIHHHLLVGENTKTDSISRIYSHAQSLAQCRKWLDAHYPNVERVAVSSNAEAAKRVKGEWNSAAIAGDMAAGLYGLTRLAEKIEDRPDNSTRFLMIGSQEVPPTGDDKTSIIVSMSNKPGALHELLVPFHDNGIDLTRIETRPSRSGKWTYVFFIDFVGHHRDPLVKGVLEKISQEAVALKVLGSYPKAVL; encoded by the coding sequence ATGTCTGAGCAAGAACTCAAGGCCCTGCGCGTACGCATTGACAGCCTGGACGAGAAAGTCCTGGAACTGATCAGTGAGCGCGCGCGGTGCGCCCAGGAAGTTGCACGGGTGAAGATGGCTTCCCTGGCTGAAGGCGAAGTGCCGGTGTTCTACCGTCCGGAGCGTGAAGCCCAGGTGCTCAAGCGCGTGATGGAACGCAACAAGGGCCCGTTGGGCAACGAAGAGATGGCGCGGTTGTTCCGTGAAATCATGTCTTCGTGCCTGGCACTGGAGCAGCCGCTGAAAGTGGCTTACCTGGGCCCGGAAGGCACCTTCACTCAAGCCGCGGCCATGAAGCACTTCGGTCACGCGGTGATCAGCAAGCCGATGGCTGCGATCGACGAAGTGTTCCGTGAAGTGGCCGCCGGGGCGGTGAATTTTGGCGTGGTGCCGGTGGAAAACTCCACCGAAGGTGCCGTCAACCACACCCTCGACAGTTTTCTTGAGCACGACATGGTGATCTGCGGCGAAGTCGAGCTGCGTATTCACCACCACTTGCTGGTGGGCGAAAACACCAAGACCGACAGCATCAGTCGCATCTACTCCCACGCCCAGTCCCTGGCCCAGTGCCGCAAGTGGCTGGACGCGCACTACCCGAATGTGGAGCGCGTGGCGGTGTCCAGCAACGCCGAAGCGGCGAAGCGGGTCAAGGGTGAGTGGAACTCGGCGGCGATTGCCGGCGACATGGCTGCCGGCCTGTATGGGCTGACGCGGCTGGCCGAGAAAATCGAGGATCGCCCGGATAACTCCACGCGCTTCCTGATGATCGGCAGCCAGGAAGTGCCGCCGACCGGCGACGACAAGACGTCGATCATCGTCTCCATGAGCAACAAGCCCGGCGCGCTGCATGAGCTGCTGGTGCCGTTCCACGACAACGGGATTGACCTGACGCGAATCGAGACTCGTCCTTCGCGCAGCGGTAAATGGACTTATGTGTTCTTTATCGACTTCGTCGGCCATCACCGCGACCCACTGGTCAAGGGTGTGCTCGAGAAAATCAGTCAGGAAGCCGTGGCACTCAAGGTGCTGGGCTCTTACCCGAAAGCGGTTTTGTGA
- the hisC gene encoding histidinol-phosphate transaminase yields the protein MSGNFLALAQPGVQQLSPYVPGKPVDELARELNLDPSKIVKLASNENPMGPSPKVLAAIREALAELTRYPDGNGFELKSLLAKNCRVDINQVTLGNGSNDILELVGRAYLAPGLNAVFSEHAFAVYPIVTQAVGAEARVIPAKDWGHDLPAMLAAIDDNTRVVFIANPNNPTGTWFSAEVLDNFLQDVPEHVLVVLDEAYIEYAEGSDLPDGLDFLAAYPNLLVSRTFSKAYGLASLRVGYGLSTAVVADVLNRVRQPFNVNSLALAAACAAVQDTEYLEEGRRLNESGMLQLQEGFRELGLGWIPSKGNFICVDLGQVAAPVFQGLLREGVIVRPVANYGMPNHLRITIGLPAENSRFLEALAKVLARG from the coding sequence ATGAGTGGCAACTTCCTCGCCCTGGCGCAGCCGGGCGTGCAACAACTGTCGCCTTACGTTCCGGGCAAGCCTGTGGACGAGTTGGCGCGCGAGTTGAATCTGGATCCGTCGAAGATCGTAAAGCTGGCCAGTAACGAAAACCCGATGGGCCCAAGCCCCAAGGTACTGGCTGCGATTCGTGAGGCGCTGGCCGAACTGACCCGTTATCCCGATGGTAACGGCTTTGAACTCAAGTCCCTGCTGGCGAAAAACTGCCGCGTTGATATCAACCAGGTGACCCTGGGTAACGGCTCCAACGATATTCTGGAGCTGGTCGGCCGTGCCTATCTGGCGCCGGGCTTGAACGCGGTATTCAGCGAGCACGCGTTTGCGGTCTATCCGATCGTCACTCAGGCCGTTGGCGCCGAGGCGCGTGTGATTCCTGCGAAAGACTGGGGTCATGACCTGCCAGCCATGCTGGCGGCCATCGATGACAATACTCGTGTTGTGTTTATCGCCAACCCGAACAACCCGACCGGCACCTGGTTCAGCGCCGAGGTGCTGGATAACTTCCTGCAGGACGTGCCGGAGCATGTACTGGTGGTGCTGGACGAGGCGTACATCGAGTACGCCGAAGGCAGCGACTTGCCGGACGGCCTGGACTTCCTCGCGGCTTATCCGAACCTGCTGGTCTCGCGCACCTTCTCCAAGGCTTATGGCCTGGCGTCGCTGCGGGTCGGTTACGGCTTGTCCACTGCGGTGGTGGCCGATGTGTTGAACCGTGTGCGCCAGCCATTCAACGTCAACAGCCTCGCGCTGGCGGCGGCTTGCGCTGCGGTGCAGGACACCGAGTACCTGGAAGAAGGCCGTCGCCTCAACGAAAGCGGCATGCTGCAATTGCAGGAAGGCTTCCGTGAGCTGGGCCTGGGCTGGATTCCGTCCAAGGGCAACTTCATCTGCGTCGACCTCGGCCAAGTGGCGGCTCCTGTGTTCCAGGGCTTGCTGCGCGAGGGTGTGATCGTGCGTCCGGTGGCCAATTACGGCATGCCGAACCACCTGCGCATCACCATCGGTCTGCCTGCTGAAAACAGCCGCTTCCTCGAAGCGCTGGCCAAGGTTCTGGCTCGTGGTTGA